In Populus nigra chromosome 10, ddPopNigr1.1, whole genome shotgun sequence, the following proteins share a genomic window:
- the LOC133705052 gene encoding ABC transporter F family member 4-like: MGKKPKEDASGAPSKAKASNKDGKKEKLSVTAMLASMDQKPDKPKKGSSSTLTSSKPKPRSAPSYTDGIDLPPSDDEEEGQGLEEEQQQDGTNKRTNQRRSELKPLDVALSDKELKKREKKELLTAHAIKHAKQEALKDDHDAFTVVIGSRASVLDGEDEGDANVKDITIENFSVSARGNELLKNASVKIAHGRRYGLVGPNGMGKSTLLKLLAWRKIPVPKNIDVLLVEQEVIGDDKTALQAVVSANEELVKLREEVSLLQKSTFAAEGENNGGDDEDDAGERLAELYDKLQLMGSDAAESQASKILAGLGFTKDMQGRPTRSFSGGWRMRISLARALFVQPTLLLLDEPTNHLDLRAVLWLEEYLCRWKKTVVVVSHDRDFLNTVCNDVIHLHDQKLDSYRGNFNDFEVGYEQRRKETNKKFEIYNKQMKAAKRSGSRVQQEKVKDRAKFAAAKETAKNKGKGKVDEDQAPPEAPKKWRDYSVEFHFPEPTELTPPLLQLIEVSFSYPNRDDFKLSNVDVGIDMGTRVAIVGPNGAGKSTLLNLLAGDLVPSEGEVRRSQKLRIGRYSQHFVDLLTMDETPVQYLLYLHPDQEGLSKQEAVRGKLGKFGLPSHNHLTPIAKLSGGQKARVVFTSISMSKPHILLLDEPTNHLDMQSIDALGDALDEFTGGVVLVSHDSRLISRVCEDEEKSEIWVVEDGTVTSYPGTFEEYKEELQREIKAEVDDD; this comes from the coding sequence ATGGGAAAGAAGCCAAAGGAGGACGCTAGCGGTGCACCCTCAAAGGCTAAGGCTAGCAATAAAGATGGGAAGAAAGAGAAACTATCAGTCACTGCCATGTTGGCCAGTATGGACCAGAAACCTGACAAACCTAAGAAGGGCTCTTCCTCAACCTTAACATCTAGTAAGCCCAAGCCAAGGTCAGCTCCTTCTTACACTGACGGCATTGATCTTCCCCCgtctgatgatgaagaagagggGCAGGGCTTGGAAGAAGAGCAACAACAGGATGGTACAAACAAGAGAACCAATCAGCGGAGGTCTGAATTGAAGCCCCTTGATGTAGCCTTGTCAGATAAAGAGTTAAAAAAGCGTGAAAAGAAGGAACTTCTCACTGCCCATGCCATTAAGCATGCGAAGCAGGAAGCCCTTAAAGATGATCATGATGCTTTCACGGTTGTCATTGGGAGCCGGGCTTCTGTCCTTGATGGGGAAGATGAAGGGGATGCTAATGTCAAAGATATAACAATAGAGAATTTTTCTGTCTCTGCTCGGGGAAATGAACTACTTAAAAATGCATCTGTGAAGATAGCTCATGGAAGAAGATATGGTTTGGTAGGACCCAACGGAATGGGCAAGTCTACGCTATTGAAGCTCCTTGCTTGGAGGAAGATTCCTGTGCCCAAGAATATTGATGTGCTTTTGGTTGAACAGGAGGTAATTGGTGATGATAAAACAGCTTTGCAAGCAGTTGTTTCTGCCAATGAAGAACTCGTGAAACTCCGAGAAGAGGTTTCCTTGCTGCAGAAATCCACTTTTGCTGCTGAGGGTGAAAAcaatggtggtgatgatgaagatgatgctGGAGAGAGGCTTGCTGAATTGTATGATAAATTGCAGTTGATGGGATCAGATGCTGCCGAATCTCAGGCATCAAAGATTCTTGCTGGATTGGGTTTTACCAAGGATATGCAGGGCCGTCCAACTAGGTCATTTAGTGGTGGCTGGAGGATGCGAATTTCTCTGGCCAGGGCACTTTTTGTGCAGCCAACCCTCTTATTGCTTGATGAGCCTACCAACCATCTTGACTTAAGGGCTGTTCTCTGGTTGGAGGAGTATCTGTGCCGCTGGAAGAAAACTGTGGTTGTTGTCTCTCATGACCGAGATTTCCTCAACACGGTTTGCAATGACGTTATTCATCTACATGATCAGAAACTCGACTCCTATCGTGGAAATTTCAATGACTTTGAAGTTGGGTATGAACAGAGGCGGAAGGAGACAAACAAGAAGTTTGAGATTTATAACAAGCAGATGAAAGCTGCCAAGAGGAGCGGGAGTCGGGTTCAGCAGGAAAAGGTCAAGGATCGAGCAAAGTTTGCTGCAGCCAAGGAAACAGCAAAGAATAAGGGCAAGGGCAAGGTTGATGAGGATCAAGCCCCACCTGAAGCTCCGAAGAAATGGAGAGATTACAGCGTTGAGTTTCACTTTCCTGAACCTACTGAGCTTACACCACCACTCTTGCAGCTCATTGAAGTGAGCTTTAGTTATCCAAATCGGGATGATTTCAAGCTGTCAAATGTTGATGTGGGTATTGACATGGGGACCCGTGTTGCTATTGTTGGGCCCAATGGAGCTGGCAAATCCACTCTCCTGAATCTTCTTGCAGGTGATTTGGTACCGAGTGAAGGTGAAGTGAGGCGGAGTCAGAAGTTGAGGATTGGAAGGTACTCGCAGCACTTTGTGGATCTTCTTACAATGGATGAAACACCTGTACAATACCTTCTCTATCTGCATCCAGACCAAGAGGGGCTTAGCAAACAGGAGGCTGTCCGGGGGAAGCTTGGCAAATTTGGACTGCCAAGTCATAATCATCTTACCCCTATCGCAAAGTTATCAGGCGGGCAGAAAGCTCGGGTTGTCTTCACGTCGATATCGATGTCCAAGCCCCATATCTTACTCTTGGATGAGCCCACAAATCATCTTGATATGCAGAGCATTGATGCCTTGGGCGATGCTCTAGATGAATTCACTGGTGGAGTTGTCCTGGTCAGTCATGACTCTAGGTTGATATCGCGTGTATGTGAGGATGAAGAGAAGAGTGAGATTTGGGTGGTGGAAGATGGAACTGTGACTAGTTACCCTGGAACATTTGAAGAGTACAAAGAGGAGCTACAAAGGGAGATTAAGGCTGAGGTTGATGATGATTAA
- the LOC133705055 gene encoding uncharacterized protein LOC133705055 — translation MGDQFRGSTTAIDSSNIGFQLLKKHGWKEGTGLGISEQGRLEPVQTYLKNNKRGLGADHNKKLLVKKNNTTESSSAPASSSSSSSKDKTSQDRSSSRKSKALSKKQRKMQELEKRLQDKEFERGFFREFWPDNV, via the exons atggGAGATCAATTTAGGGGTTCAACAACAGCCATTGATTCCTCTAACATTGGCTTTCAGCTCTTGAAGAAGCACGGGTGGAAGGAAGGAACTGGCCTTGGGATTTCTGAGCAGGGGAGATTGGAGCCTGTGCAAACATATTTGAAGAATAACAAGCGTGGACTTGGGGCTGATCATAATAAGAAATTACTTGTGAAGAAGAATAACACGACCGAGTCTTCTTCTGCCccggcttcttcttcttcctcttcctccaaGGACAAAACCAGCCAG GATCGCTCTTCTTCAAGGAAATCCAAGGCACTGTCTAAGAAACAAAGGAAGATGCAGGAGCTGGAGAAGCGTTTACAGGATAAGGAATTTGAGCGGGGTTTCTTTCGCGAGTTTTGGCCTGATAATGTTTGA
- the LOC133705811 gene encoding vacuolar-processing enzyme alpha-isozyme-like: MVLKLAGYPSIKIMSSSSYLCGYGYGYGTFLFLIALLSSIAQSQGVIINSTSASSLPSSVRRDSTTAEGKQWAVLVAGSAGYENYRHQADVCHAYQILKKGGLKDENIIVFMYDDIAFHVDNPRPGIIINKPFGHDVYAGVPKDYTGDNCTVDNLFAVLLGNKSALTGGSGKVVDSGPNDNIFIYYADHGAPGLVGMPIGKDLYAKDLIQVLKKQQEANSYKSMVFYLEACESGSMFEGLLPSNWSIYAITAANGEESSYGIYCPGYYPAPPPEFLTCLGDVFSISWMEDSDLHDMSQETLQQQYEVVRRRTGFDYEDRSHVMQYGNMELSKELLSSYLGTNAANDDYATNINIEEYPSMIPRAFDQREATLLHFWHKYQKAPDGSDKKVEAHKDLLRMHSHIRHVDRSLNHIASTLFGDENAANAMKHVRPSGQPLVDDWDCLKGLVEAYEKQCGGLSWYGKKYTRVIANMCNAGINVEQMIGASTRACSSSPSGRYAMVLLNFGSARSDSAGNKLAYTHAISFRRRGREQRTDVS; the protein is encoded by the exons ATGGTATTGAAGCTAGCTGGCTATCCAAGCATTAAAAT TATGAGCAGCAGCTCCTATCTGTGTGGCTATGGCTATGGCTATGGCACATTTCTTTTCCTAATCGCATTGTTAAGTTCCATAGCTCAAAGTCAGGGAGTGATCATCAACAGTACTAGTGCGTCAAGCTTGCCATCGAGTGTTAGAAGAGACTCCACTACCGCTGAAGGAAAACAATGGGCCGTTTTGGTTGCCGGATCGGCTGGTTATGAAAATTATAGGCATCAG gcTGATGTATGCCATGCATACCAAATACTGAAGAAAGGTGGgttgaaagatgaaaacatCATTGTTTTCATGTATGACGACATTGCGTTCCATGTTGATAATCCGAGGCCcggcatcatcatcaacaaaccTTTTGGCCATGATGTTTATGCAGGAGTCCCCAag GATTATACTGGAGATAACTGTACAGTGGACAACTTATTTGCTGTACTTCTGGGAAACAAATCTGCTCTTACTGGAGGGAGTGGCAAGGTTGTGGATAGTGGTCCAAATGACAACATTTTCATATACTATGCTGATCATGGTGCTCCAGGTTTAGTCG GTATGCCTATTGGGAAAGACCTGTATGCCAAAGACCTCATACAAGTGTTGAAGAAGCAGCAGGAAGCTAATTCGTATAAAAGCATG GTATTCTACCTTGAAGCTTGTGAGTCTGGGAGCATGTTCGAAGGTCTTCTTCCAAGTAACTGGAGCATATATGCAATTACTGCTGCAAATGGAGAGGAGAGTAGCTATGGAATATATTGCCCAGGATACTACCCTGCTCCTCCCCCAGAATTTCTTACTTGCTTGGGAGATGTATTTAGCATTTCTTGGATGGAGGATAG TGATTTGCACGACATGAGCCAGGAAACTCTGCAGCAGCAATATGAAGTG GTTCGGAGAAGGACAGGATTTGATTATGAAGATAGGTCTCATGTCATGCAATATGGAAACATGGAGCTTAGTAAGGAGCTGCTCTCTTCTTACTTGGGCACAAACGCTGCAAACGATGACTACGCTACCAACATTAATATCGAAGAATACCCTTCTATGATCCCAAGAGCTTTTGACCAACGCGAAGCAACTCTTCTTCATTTCTGGCACAAG TATCAAAAAGCCCCCGATGGATCTGATAAGAAGGTCGAGGCTCACAAGGACCTACTTCGCATGCATTCTCATATAAGGCATGTGGATCGTAGCCTAAACCATATTGCTTCAACTCTGTTTGGGGATGAAAACGCAGCAAATGCAATGAAGCATGTTAGACCTTCTGGGCAACCTCTTGTTGATGACTGGGATTGCTTGAAGGGCCTT GTGGAAGCTTATGAGAAACAGTGTGGAGGTCTGTCATGGTATGGAAAGAAGTACACGAGAGTGATAGCAAACATGTGCAATGCTGGGATAAATGTGGAGCAAATGATCGGTGCATCCACCAGAGCATGCTCATCAag
- the LOC133705054 gene encoding phytochrome-associated serine/threonine-protein phosphatase produces the protein MDLDQWIAKVKEGQHLLEDELQLLCEYVKEILIEESNVQPVNSPVTVCGDIHGQFHDLMKLFQTGGHVPETNYIFMGDFVDRGYNSLEVFTILLLLKARYPANITLLRGNHESRQLTQVYGFYDECQRKYGNANAWRYCTDVFDYLTLSAIIDGTVLCVHGGLSPDIRTIDQIRVIERNCEIPHEGPFCDLMWSDPEDIETWAVSPRGAGWLFGSRVTSEFNHINNLDLVCRAHQLVQEGLKYMFQDKGLVTVWSAPNYCYRCGNVASILSFNENMEREVKFFTETEENNQMRGPRTGVPYFL, from the exons ATGGATTTGGATCAATGGATAGCGAAGGTTAAAGAAGGACAGCATCTTTTGGAAGACGAGCTCCAGCTTCTCTGCGAATAC GTAAAAGAGATCCTCATTGAGGAGTCCAATGTGCAGCCCGTTAACAGCCCTGTCACTGTCTGTGGTGATATTCATGGCCAGTTTCATGATCTTATGAAACTTTTCCAGACTGGGGGTCATGTACCCGAgactaattacatttttatg GGCGATTTTGTTGATCGAGGTTATAATAGTCTTGAAGTATTCACTATTCTTTTGCTTCTCAAAGCAAG ATACCCAGCTAATATTACACTTTTGCGTGGAAATCATGAAAGCAGGCAACTAACACAG GTATATGGTTTCTATGATGAGTGCCAGAGGAAGTATGGGAATGCCAATGCATGGCGGTATTGTACTGATGTTTTTGATTATCTGACACTATCAGCAATTATAGATGGCACT GTGCTTTGCGTCCATGGTGGTCTTTCTCCTGACATCCGAACTATCGATcag ATAAGAGTAATTGAACGGAATTGTGAGATTCCACATGAAGGGCCATTCTGTGATCTCATGTGGAGTGATCCTGAAGATATAGAGACATGGGCAGTTAGCCCCCGAGGAGCAGGTTGGCTTTTTGGGTCTAGGGTCACTTCTGAG TTCAATCACATTAACAATCTTGATCTGGTATGTCGAGCGCACCAACTTGTACAAGAAGGTCTCAAGTACATGTTTCAAGATAAAGGCTTAGTCACT GTCTGGTCTGCACCAAATTACTGTTACCGTTGTGGAAATGTAGCTTCTATATTGAGCTTCAATGAGAATATG GAGAGGGAAGTGAAGTTTTTTACAGAAACGGAGGAAAACAACCAGATGAGAGGGCCCAGGACAGGAGTTCCATATTTCTTATGA